The Thermomicrobiales bacterium DNA segment TCGGCCGCGATCGGGAGCGGGGTGAGCTTCGGGCGCTGTTCGCCGATCCGGCGGTCCGTCTCGTCAGCCTTGTCGGACCGGGCGGGGTCGGCAAGACACGCCTGGCGGCTGAGGTGTCGCCGGAGATTGCAGCCGACCTCGGGTTGCGCATCGGGTATGTCGCACTTTCCGCGCTGGGCAGCGAGGAGTCGGTCCTGCAGGCGGTTGGCCGCGCACTGAACGTCGCGGACCAGCCAGACCTGGGACTGCCGCGTGCCATCCGTGGGGCGCTCGAGCGCAATCCGACGCTGATCGTGCTCGACAACTTCGAGCATCTCCTGGATCAAGCTCTTGCCGTCGGTGAGCTACTGGCCGTTCCGTCGACTCGGGTGATCGTCACGAGCCGAGCGCCACTGGAAATCCGTGGCGAGCAAGTCTTTCCCATCTTGCCGTTCGGAGTGCCATCGACCACGGCACAGATGACGACGAGCGAGCTGCGAAAGCTGGATTCAGTACTCCTTTTCGAGGAGCGTGCCCGGGCGGTCCAGCACGATTTTCGGCTGAACGATGCCAATGCCGCCGCGGTCGCGGGCATCTGTATTCGGCTGGACGGGCTGCCGTTGGCGCTCGAGCTTGCCGCGGCGAGGAGCAGGATGCTGGCTCCCGGCGTGTTGCTTGCGCGGCTCGATCGCCCGCTGGAGGCGCTGGGATCGGGACCGCTCGATTCTCCCGACCGGCACCGATCGCTGCGCGCCGCGCTTGCATGGAGCTACGACCTGCTTTCGCCGAGCGAACAGGTCCTGTTTCGGCGGCTCGCTGTGCCGAGAGGAACCTTCGCGATCGCAGCAGTGGAAGCGCTCGCGGATGACCTGTCGGTCGATCCGCTGGACGCGATTTCGTCGCTCGTGAGCAAGTCTCTGGTGCAGCCATCCAACATTCTCCGTGGTGACGGGGTTGAGTGGGTGCGATTCCAGCTGCTCGATACCGTTCGTGAGTTCGCGCTCGAGAAACTCGCCGCGAGCGACGACTTCGTTGCCAGCCACAACAGGTTCGCCGCGCATATTGTCGAGGTGGCACTGCAGGTGCCCGCTGAGTACCCAATGACTGCTGCCGGTGGCGACATGGCATTCGACATAACCGGAGTGGATCGGGCGCCTGCGCTGGCTGCGCTCGATTGGCTTCATCGCTCGGGACAACATGGTGAGCTTGTTCGAGCGGTGGCG contains these protein-coding regions:
- a CDS encoding NB-ARC domain-containing protein; amino-acid sequence: MTSVAQPPRFLTSFLGRDRERGELRALFADPAVRLVSLVGPGGVGKTRLAAEVSPEIAADLGLRIGYVALSALGSEESVLQAVGRALNVADQPDLGLPRAIRGALERNPTLIVLDNFEHLLDQALAVGELLAVPSTRVIVTSRAPLEIRGEQVFPILPFGVPSTTAQMTTSELRKLDSVLLFEERARAVQHDFRLNDANAAAVAGICIRLDGLPLALELAAARSRMLAPGVLLARLDRPLEALGSGPLDSPDRHRSLRAALAWSYDLLSPSEQVLFRRLAVPRGTFAIAAVEALADDLSVDPLDAISSLVSKSLVQPSNILRGDGVEWVRFQLLDTVREFALEKLAASDDFVASHNRFAAHIVEVALQVPAEYPMTAAGGDMAFDITGVDRAPALAALDWLHRSGQHGELVRAVAALAPHWFARGALRDAHACLEIALALTAESESADYARATVAMGMVAIQQGKFEYGEAHLLAGLDLARKSGAEEWVGQASFSMGVVEQDRGRPEAALPFFESARASFLA